ACTTTATTGAAACACCCCATGGCTTTAATTTTTCCTCCACGCCGAAGCCGTGCTATCACACCTCCTCATAGCTAGCTTTAGGTCGAGCCCAATTATTAGGATCAATTCAGTTGCCTCTTGCCTCCCTCGACTCCTCTTGTAAAATTAAAAGATGTCGACAAAAAACACCCGCATCGAACGTGAGCAGTATCTTTTTAAAGAAGGGGATCCTTCGGACACCCTTTACCTTATTAAAAGTGGGCGCATTGCGCTTGTGAAATCTAACTTTAGCCTGGATGACGGAGTGCAGATCGCCGAAAAAGTGAGTGGAGAAATCGTCGGTGATTTATCTTTTTTTTGATAAGAAGCCGCGATCGACAAGTGCACGAGCACTGGTCACCTCGGAAGTCGTCGAGATGCCCATTGCGTCTTTGATGAACGAGTTTAATGCCATGCCCTCTTGGGCTAAAACGATCATCAAGAATGCTAACAGTCAAATTCGGGATGCCAACACGCGTATTAAAAATTTAGAGGGCATCGCCTACGATTCTAAAGACAAAATCCTTCCCCACACATTACTTCGTATTTGCTCGCTCTTAGATCTCCTCGGAGCCAAAGCCGACGAAGCCGACGAAGGTATCAAATACTTTCCGTACAAAGAATTATTCTTTTACGCCAATAAGGTTTTCCATATACAAGCAGATAAATTAAAAAAAGGAATCAAGGCGTTACAGACACTGCAAATGGTGGATGTGCAAGAGACTGAAGTCGGCCAGATGGTTGTACTCTTAAACCACGATGCTCTCCATGACTTTACAACGTGGTTTAACGAAATGATGGGTAAAGATAATGACGAAAAAGTCATCATCGAAGAAAAGGATCTGCCTCCGCTCTATGCCTTAGCTTATTACGGACAAGAAAAACAACCGGATGCCAACGGCGTGGTCAAAGTCGACCTTAACCACATTCAAGAACACTCTCTTAAAGATACCGAGAAGCCGTTTAAAACGGGAGATGTGGACGGCCTCATCAAAAAGAAAGTCATTCAAGAGAAGCTCGCCGACTCTGACGGCCTCTGCGTGAAGTTTCATTACATGAACATTTGCCAACTATTTAATAATTGGACCATGGTTCACGCATTCAACAAAGAAACCGCAGAGACCTCACCCGATGGCGCTGCTAAAAAAGATAAAAAATAAATTCCGCCGGGGAAGACACCTTCCCTAGGCGAGGAAGCTCCGAAGCATCCACGCCGCCTTTTCATGAGCGCCGATCCGAGCTGTGAGCATGTCCGCACTAAAACGATCCTTCTCTTCAAGGGCTTCTGCGGCCTCTTTGGCTTTTCCCGCTAAGGTCATGTGACTTGCAACGAGTTCCGCCAGCGCCTTATCACCGTGCACCTTACTGTTCTTCATTTCGGCGAGGTCGGCGGAATCCAAAATACTTGCGAGCGCCACTGGAGCCTCGTCACCTTTTGCGCGGATGCGCTCCGCAATCTCATCGATGGCTTCTGCCAACTCTTGATAGTGCATCTCTGTGAGCTTGTGGACCGAGAAAAATTTAGAGCCTTGGTAATTCCAATGAACGGCGTACGTCTTCATGTAGAGTACAAATGTGTCGGCAAGTAC
This sequence is a window from Bdellovibrionales bacterium. Protein-coding genes within it:
- a CDS encoding cyclic nucleotide-binding domain-containing protein, with the translated sequence MSTKNTRIEREQYLFKEGDPSDTLYLIKSGRIALVKSNFSLDDGVQIAEKVSGEIVGDLSFF
- a CDS encoding DNA starvation/stationary phase protection protein, with protein sequence MTNSKSHNESDYLKTVLADTFVLYMKTYAVHWNYQGSKFFSVHKLTEMHYQELAEAIDEIAERIRAKGDEAPVALASILDSADLAEMKNSKVHGDKALAELVASHMTLAGKAKEAAEALEEKDRFSADMLTARIGAHEKAAWMLRSFLA